The sequence GGACCTTCCCGCGGCCGAGATCGTGGAGGCCGCCCGCGCGGCCGGCGTACGTGTCCTGGTGCTCGGCCTCACGACCGCGGGACAGGCCGTGGCCACGCGGCGCGAGCTCACGGCCATCGCCGCCACGCTGCCGGACGACGTCGAGCTCTGGGTGGGCGGCCCGGCCTCCACGCGCTTCGCGCGGGCGGCGGGCGGCCGTGCGACCGTCGTGGACTCGTTCGACGCCTACCTCGGCGAACTCACCCGCCTCAGCCAGGGCGGCGCGTGACCCAGGGTGGGTAGGCACTTCCACACCCCGGCGGTCCGCCGATTTCAGCCCGTCTGACCGAAGCCATTCTGCATCAGCCCGTTACGGCCCTCGGCGTCTGGGGCACGTGCCTTGCTCCTCCCGCAGGTGACGGAGGAACCATGACGAACCACACCAGACGCACGATTGTCGCGACGGCGCTCGCCGGGGCGGCGCTCGCCGGCGCCAGCGCCCTCGCCTGGCGCGCCGAGGCCGTCCTGACCGAGACCTCGGCGGCCGACGGCCGCGCCGCCGTGCGCGAAGTCACGATCCCCGCCGGGACGACGCTGCGACTGCGGCTCGACACCAGCCACGCGTCGAACACGTCGCGCATCGAGGATCTCGTCAGGGCGCACCTGGCCGCCCCGCTGGTCGTGGACGGCCGCACGGTGGTGCCGGCCGACTCGGAGGTGACCGGGCACGTGGTGTCGGTCCGCCCGTCGGGCAAGGTGAAGGGGCGCGGCTACCTCGCGGTCCGCTTCTCGGAACTCCGATCCGAGCGCGACGACCGGACCTACGACGTCACGACGCGCACGTGGGCGCGCGAGGCGCCAGGCACGAAGAAGAAGGACGCGGCGACGATCGCGGCGCCCGCCGGCGTCGGGGCCGTCGTGGGCGCCATCGTGGATGGCAAGAAGGGCGCGGCCATCGGGGCCGGCGTCGGCGCCGGCGCGGGGACCGGCGTGGTGCTGGCAACGGCCGGCAAGGAGGTGCGCCTGCCGCGCGGCTCGACGCTTCTGGTGCGGCTCGCGGCACCGCTGACGGTCCGCGTGTCGTAGGGCCGTCGCCCGGTCGGGCGGCCCCTCCGACGGCCGTCCGACGACGCCACCGGGGCCAGGCGCAGCACCACGGCGCCTGGCCCCGGGCATGTACGGCGCCGTCCGTGTCGCCCGGCGCGGAGAAAATCCGGAATAAACCACCCGGGCCGGGGTATCTGTGGGGTGGAGCGCGCGGGCTCCGGACGCGGCGGGCATGACGGACCTCGAGCACAATGGCGCGGGCGGCGTGTGGGCGGCTTTCGAAGCCGAGGCGATGCCGCACGTGGATCGGCTGTTCCGGCTCGCGGTGTGGTGGGAACGGGACAAGACCGAAGCCGAAGACCTGGTGCAGGACACCCTCGTCCAGGCGCTGCGATCGTTCCACCGGTACACGATCGGCACCAACTGCCGCGCGTGGCTGATCACGATCCTCCAGCACGTCCGGCTCAATCGCCACCGCGCGCGACGCCGTGAACCGCTCGTGGAAGACCCGGGCGATCGCCTGGCGGGGGCGCTGCCGTTCGTGCCGGCCGTCCCCCAGCACCTCACCGACGACGAGCTGCTCGCGGCGCTCGGAGACCTGCCGGAGGTCTACCGGGACGTGATCCTGCTCTGCGACGTCGAGGAGCTGTCGTACAAGGACATCGCGCAGGCGCTCGGCATCCCGCTGGGCACCGTGATGTCGCGGCTGCACCGCGGCCGCGGCCTGCTGCGGCGGACGCTGGCCGCCCGCCGCGCTGGGGGCGAGGCAGACGGAGTGTCGAGAGGAGCCGTCTCGTAATGGAGTGCCGCGACGTTCGCGAGCTGCTGGACGCCTTCGTCGACGAAGAGGTCCTCGTCGAGACGACCCGGGCCATCGAGGCGCACCTCGAGCGGTGCCCGGCGTGCCGCGCCGAGGTCCAGGACGTGCGCCGGCTGAAGGCCCGCGTGCGGGCCGCGGTGACGGGCGCGCCCGCCCTCGCCGCGCGGG comes from Vicinamibacterales bacterium and encodes:
- a CDS encoding sigma-70 family RNA polymerase sigma factor, which codes for MTDLEHNGAGGVWAAFEAEAMPHVDRLFRLAVWWERDKTEAEDLVQDTLVQALRSFHRYTIGTNCRAWLITILQHVRLNRHRARRREPLVEDPGDRLAGALPFVPAVPQHLTDDELLAALGDLPEVYRDVILLCDVEELSYKDIAQALGIPLGTVMSRLHRGRGLLRRTLAARRAGGEADGVSRGAVS